A region of Halarcobacter mediterraneus DNA encodes the following proteins:
- a CDS encoding diguanylate cyclase, giving the protein MKSIKTLFIILILSFLDLSAHTELNKLFTKKQIDYLNSKKEFALCIDPTWMPFEKLDENTNHTGISKEYFDIFRRNLPIPIKLIKTSNWTETLEYMKDKRCDILSLAMVSKERKEYMNFSSSYITAPLVLTTKIDVSFIDDIKNLSNKKLGIVKGYIYENLLKQRYPYLDFVSVKNTDDGFEKVIKGELFGFISSLSTAAYKFEERYVGQLKIAAKFHEKLNLSMAFRKDEPILVEVFEALLSQIPENKRQEIYNKYVAISYENRVDYTLVVYSVIFFILIIVFFIYWNRKLKMQKEETEKILTELKATKKLLEEKNEKLEKLYITDELTKIYNRRKLDVELEKETLRSDRTGFKFSLIMLDIDFFKEVNDNYGHQIGDLVLIEFSKILKKDVRKIDVLGRWGGEEFLIICPHTDETGIKIKAEHLRELIENHKFPEVGKKTASIGAATYKNGDDTESLLYRVDMAMYEAKNSGRNKMIFFE; this is encoded by the coding sequence ATGAAGTCTATAAAAACATTATTTATTATACTAATTTTATCTTTTTTAGATTTATCTGCTCATACAGAACTTAATAAACTATTTACTAAAAAACAAATTGACTATCTAAACTCAAAAAAAGAATTTGCTTTATGTATTGATCCCACTTGGATGCCTTTTGAAAAATTAGATGAAAATACGAATCATACGGGAATCAGCAAGGAGTATTTTGATATTTTTAGAAGAAATTTACCCATTCCTATAAAATTAATAAAAACTTCAAACTGGACTGAAACTTTAGAATATATGAAAGATAAAAGATGTGATATCTTATCCCTTGCAATGGTTTCTAAAGAAAGAAAAGAATATATGAACTTTTCATCTTCTTATATTACTGCACCTCTAGTTCTTACAACAAAAATAGATGTTTCTTTTATTGATGATATCAAGAATTTAAGTAATAAGAAACTTGGTATTGTAAAAGGATATATCTATGAAAATCTTTTAAAACAGAGATACCCTTATTTAGATTTTGTTAGTGTTAAAAATACTGATGATGGTTTTGAAAAAGTTATAAAAGGAGAACTTTTTGGCTTTATTTCATCTTTATCAACTGCTGCATATAAATTTGAAGAAAGATATGTAGGTCAGCTAAAAATTGCAGCAAAATTTCACGAAAAATTAAACCTTAGTATGGCTTTTAGAAAAGATGAACCTATTTTAGTAGAAGTTTTTGAAGCTCTTTTATCACAAATTCCTGAAAATAAAAGACAAGAAATTTATAATAAGTATGTAGCAATATCTTATGAAAATAGAGTTGATTATACTTTAGTTGTATATAGTGTTATTTTCTTTATTTTGATTATAGTCTTTTTTATTTATTGGAATAGAAAATTAAAAATGCAAAAAGAAGAAACAGAAAAAATTTTAACAGAACTAAAAGCTACTAAAAAACTTTTAGAAGAAAAAAATGAAAAGCTAGAAAAACTATACATTACAGATGAATTAACAAAGATATACAATAGAAGAAAACTTGATGTTGAATTAGAAAAAGAAACTTTAAGAAGTGATAGAACAGGGTTTAAATTTTCTTTAATTATGTTAGATATAGATTTTTTTAAAGAAGTAAATGATAATTATGGACATCAAATAGGTGACTTAGTTTTAATTGAATTTTCAAAAATTTTAAAAAAAGATGTACGAAAAATAGATGTTTTAGGAAGATGGGGAGGAGAAGAATTTTTAATTATCTGTCCTCATACAGATGAAACAGGAATAAAAATAAAAGCTGAACATTTAAGAGAATTAATTGAGAACCATAAATTTCCAGAAGTTGGTAAAAAAACAGCAAGTATAGGGGCTGCAACTTATAAAAATGGGGATGATACTGAATCTCTTTTATATAGAGTTGATATGGCTATGTATGAAGCAAAAAATAGTGGAAGAAATAAAATGATTTTTTTTGAATAA
- the ybaK gene encoding Cys-tRNA(Pro) deacylase, which produces MTPAINLLKKNKCDFKIHKYDHDPLCTNYGKEVVDKLNLNEKQVFKTLLVEIDSKELVVAIIPVSNQLNLKAVANTFSCKKAQMADKQEAQKVTGYLLGGISPFGQKKRLKMVLDSSAKAFDTIFVSGGKRGLDIEVKVEDFFEILTPKCTSILI; this is translated from the coding sequence ATGACTCCCGCAATAAATTTATTAAAAAAAAATAAATGTGATTTTAAAATTCACAAGTATGACCACGACCCTTTATGTACTAACTATGGAAAAGAAGTAGTTGATAAGTTAAATTTAAATGAAAAACAAGTTTTTAAAACTTTACTTGTTGAAATTGATTCAAAAGAGTTAGTTGTTGCTATTATCCCTGTTTCAAATCAATTAAATTTAAAGGCAGTTGCAAATACTTTTTCTTGTAAAAAAGCACAAATGGCAGATAAGCAAGAAGCACAAAAAGTAACAGGGTATTTACTAGGAGGAATTTCTCCTTTTGGACAAAAAAAACGATTAAAAATGGTTTTAGACTCTAGTGCAAAAGCTTTTGACACAATCTTTGTAAGTGGAGGGAAAAGAGGTTTAGATATAGAAGTAAAAGTAGAAGATTTTTTTGAAATCTTAACTCCAAAGTGCACTAGTATTCTTATATAA
- a CDS encoding NAD-glutamate dehydrogenase domain-containing protein — protein sequence MATTSPDMNAICSQLLTPNDLEISNDLFKKVLEEKIVTRIEEIKNSNSIKIYSKEQILLSEITPILHDIGFVIIDEVTYSVEYKNEAIYVLKFNLKLQNKSEEKKIINAKDNLESIITSCLLDSSMVHSKVFSLVLNENFNLRKISLVRAFVEYLDQAVLTINSASILHTLVTYHKITSLFVDYFESKFSPTSTKREEKLKKIETTIEDEIKQIPQINDDRILKLTFSFLRALFRTNYYLNRETISFKIDGKCFGTNLRGIQPNFENFIYHPDFYGVHLRMSKVSRGGLRWSDRHEDYRQEVKSLMITQEGKNSIIIPDGSKGGFVINKDTNLVTKEYFQEIYSMYINANLDLVDNMENSEVVKNKDIIAYDGDDPYFVVAADKGTASMSDVANSIAIERGYWLGDAFASGGSNGYGHKDLGITARGAIMSTKRFFIEEGIDIYKDEVSIVGIGSMSGDVFGNGLIESEKFKLYAAISHKDIFIDPTPNLKTAYLERKRLFESKNGGWKNYNPELISKGGGVFNRYDKEIELSAEIKKLLGTKKKIVSGEELCRMLLTMEADLLFNGGVGTYVKASDENSIDIGDKQNEAVRVDATDIKARIVCEGGNLGFTQKARVEYALSGGKINIDGIDNAGGVDTSDHEVNLKILLNIIAEHENISNEERQNILNSMTEQVVNLVLQSNYNQALVISMEERFSRKYLSDYLKVIETLEEEVEAFDRKSFFIPKNENIHEVVNIEESLVRPVLCCLLSYSKIFVKKLLLESNLVDEQFALQYLYRYFPKSFVGAYEHDLLKHPLRREIIATKMADIIINSQGSTFISDYRKLGTDRFLLKIKSYLVARQLFGAKEVRKKLASQDYIIDAETQYKLLGKLEYTLYSSTKWMVKYLKKNQLDATHILDHKDELFSLLEQVHQQKVENIIDGDEMFNQFYSVIDYLRFAIPAIVLQSSTHHSFKDVVVLFYSLIHEFNILDIIVELNKVKLSTRNDMVLRNQILQFIEFIVVDYTKKILDFQRVNEKPEVAFANFINNEKDIFFKVRDNLDRFMTKDNKDIKEIAVTVNQLMVSLL from the coding sequence ATGGCTACAACATCTCCTGATATGAACGCTATTTGTTCTCAATTGCTTACTCCAAATGATTTAGAAATTTCAAATGACTTATTTAAAAAAGTTCTTGAAGAAAAAATAGTTACAAGAATAGAAGAAATAAAGAATTCAAACAGTATTAAAATATATTCAAAAGAGCAAATACTTTTATCTGAAATAACACCTATCTTACATGATATAGGCTTTGTTATTATAGATGAAGTAACTTATAGTGTAGAATACAAAAATGAAGCTATTTATGTATTGAAATTTAATTTAAAACTTCAAAATAAAAGTGAAGAAAAGAAAATTATAAATGCAAAAGATAATTTAGAAAGCATAATTACAAGCTGTTTGTTAGATTCTTCAATGGTTCACTCAAAGGTATTTTCTTTAGTTTTAAATGAGAACTTCAATTTAAGGAAAATCAGTCTTGTACGAGCTTTTGTTGAATATTTAGACCAAGCAGTATTAACTATAAATTCTGCTTCAATTTTACATACTTTAGTAACATATCACAAAATAACATCATTATTTGTAGACTATTTTGAAAGTAAGTTTTCTCCTACTTCTACAAAAAGAGAAGAAAAATTAAAAAAAATAGAGACTACAATCGAAGATGAAATAAAACAGATTCCTCAAATTAATGATGATAGAATTTTAAAACTTACTTTTTCTTTTTTAAGAGCTTTATTTAGAACTAACTATTATCTTAATAGGGAAACTATTTCTTTTAAAATTGATGGAAAATGTTTTGGTACAAACTTAAGAGGTATTCAACCAAATTTTGAAAACTTTATTTATCATCCTGATTTTTATGGAGTTCATTTAAGAATGAGTAAAGTTTCAAGAGGTGGGTTAAGATGGTCTGATAGACATGAAGATTATAGACAAGAAGTAAAATCTTTGATGATTACTCAAGAAGGGAAAAACTCAATTATCATTCCTGATGGTTCAAAAGGTGGTTTTGTAATTAATAAAGATACAAATCTTGTTACAAAAGAGTATTTCCAAGAAATATATTCAATGTATATAAATGCAAACCTTGACCTTGTAGATAATATGGAAAATTCAGAAGTTGTAAAAAATAAGGATATTATTGCTTATGATGGAGATGACCCATACTTTGTAGTAGCAGCTGATAAAGGAACAGCTTCAATGAGTGATGTGGCAAATAGTATTGCTATTGAAAGAGGGTATTGGTTAGGCGATGCCTTTGCAAGTGGTGGTTCTAATGGTTATGGTCACAAGGATTTAGGAATTACTGCAAGAGGTGCAATAATGTCTACAAAAAGATTCTTTATAGAAGAAGGAATTGATATTTATAAAGATGAAGTTTCAATTGTAGGTATTGGTTCTATGAGTGGAGATGTTTTTGGAAATGGACTTATTGAATCAGAAAAATTTAAACTTTATGCAGCAATCTCACATAAAGATATTTTTATTGATCCTACCCCTAATTTAAAAACTGCATATTTAGAAAGAAAAAGGTTATTTGAATCTAAAAATGGTGGTTGGAAAAACTATAATCCTGAACTAATTTCTAAAGGTGGAGGAGTTTTTAATAGGTATGATAAAGAGATAGAGTTAAGTGCTGAAATTAAAAAACTATTAGGAACTAAAAAGAAAATAGTAAGTGGTGAAGAACTATGTAGAATGCTTCTTACTATGGAAGCAGATTTATTATTTAATGGAGGAGTTGGAACTTATGTAAAAGCAAGTGATGAAAACTCTATTGATATTGGAGATAAACAAAATGAAGCTGTCAGGGTTGATGCAACTGATATAAAAGCTAGAATTGTTTGTGAAGGTGGAAACTTGGGGTTTACTCAAAAAGCTAGAGTAGAATATGCCCTAAGTGGTGGAAAAATAAATATTGATGGAATAGATAACGCAGGGGGAGTTGATACTTCTGACCATGAAGTAAATTTAAAAATACTTCTAAATATAATTGCAGAGCATGAAAATATATCAAATGAAGAGAGACAAAATATTTTAAACTCTATGACAGAGCAAGTTGTAAATCTTGTTTTACAAAGTAATTATAACCAAGCTCTTGTAATATCAATGGAAGAGAGATTTTCAAGAAAGTATTTAAGTGACTATTTAAAAGTAATTGAAACCTTAGAAGAAGAAGTAGAAGCTTTTGATAGAAAATCTTTTTTTATTCCTAAGAATGAAAATATTCATGAAGTTGTAAATATTGAAGAGTCTTTAGTAAGACCTGTATTATGTTGTTTATTATCTTACTCAAAAATATTTGTAAAAAAACTTTTATTAGAATCTAATTTAGTAGATGAACAATTTGCTTTACAATATTTATATAGATATTTTCCTAAATCTTTTGTAGGTGCTTATGAGCATGATTTATTAAAACATCCTCTAAGAAGAGAAATAATTGCTACAAAAATGGCAGATATAATAATCAATTCTCAAGGTTCTACTTTTATAAGTGATTATAGAAAATTAGGAACTGATAGATTTTTACTTAAGATAAAATCATATCTTGTAGCAAGACAACTATTTGGAGCAAAAGAAGTTAGAAAAAAATTAGCATCTCAAGATTACATTATAGATGCAGAAACTCAGTATAAACTACTTGGAAAACTTGAATATACTCTTTATTCAAGTACAAAATGGATGGTTAAATATTTAAAGAAAAATCAACTTGATGCTACTCATATTTTAGACCATAAAGATGAGCTTTTTTCTTTATTAGAGCAAGTTCATCAGCAAAAAGTAGAGAATATTATTGATGGAGATGAAATGTTTAATCAATTTTATTCAGTAATTGATTATCTAAGATTTGCAATTCCTGCAATTGTATTACAGTCTTCAACTCATCATTCTTTTAAAGATGTGGTAGTATTATTTTATTCTTTAATACATGAATTTAATATTTTAGATATTATAGTTGAGTTAAATAAAGTTAAATTGTCTACTCGCAATGATATGGTTTTAAGAAATCAGATTTTACAATTTATAGAGTTTATTGTTGTTGATTATACAAAAAAGATTTTAGATTTTCAAAGGGTTAATGAAAAACCAGAAGTTGCCTTTGCAAATTTTATAAATAATGAAAAAGATATCTTTTTTAAAGTTAGAGATAATCTTGACAGATTTATGACAAAAGATAATAAAGATATAAAAGAAATTGCAGTAACTGTTAATCAACTTATGGTATCATTATTATAA
- a CDS encoding ATP-dependent zinc protease family protein, with the protein MKYNLILLYFIITFFSACTATTQIKQDSLEQIKEDEEKKLHLQKIEATNEKVEEVKKNITLLEKRIELVEKELNPKVVVKEKIKTVFVEKPVTKDKKTIVGIYEKVYIPSIEQVYEAKIDTGATTTSIHALDIKEFERDGKKWVKFKFQNEKKELIEKSLPVERVVSIKRHGVEKNQRRYVVKMRINLGDYSEVIDVSLTDRSKFNYPILIGRNFLNGYIVVDVSKKYITKPTKK; encoded by the coding sequence ATGAAATACAATCTTATTTTACTCTACTTTATAATAACTTTCTTCTCTGCCTGTACTGCAACAACTCAAATAAAACAAGATTCTTTAGAACAAATAAAAGAAGATGAAGAAAAGAAATTACATCTTCAAAAAATAGAAGCGACCAATGAAAAGGTTGAAGAAGTTAAAAAAAATATTACTCTTCTAGAAAAAAGAATTGAACTTGTTGAAAAAGAGTTAAATCCAAAAGTTGTTGTAAAAGAAAAAATAAAAACTGTTTTTGTGGAAAAACCTGTGACTAAAGATAAAAAAACAATAGTTGGCATTTATGAAAAAGTTTATATTCCTTCAATAGAACAAGTATATGAAGCGAAAATTGATACAGGAGCAACAACAACATCTATTCATGCTTTAGATATAAAAGAGTTTGAAAGAGATGGTAAAAAATGGGTTAAATTTAAGTTTCAAAATGAGAAAAAAGAACTTATTGAAAAAAGTTTACCAGTAGAAAGAGTTGTTAGTATCAAAAGACATGGGGTTGAAAAAAATCAAAGAAGGTATGTTGTAAAAATGAGAATTAATTTAGGTGATTATAGTGAAGTTATTGATGTTTCATTAACAGATAGAAGTAAATTTAATTATCCAATATTAATAGGAAGAAACTTTTTAAATGGATATATTGTAGTAGATGTTTCAAAAAAATATATAACTAAACCTACAAAGAAATAA